Proteins from one Listeria innocua genomic window:
- a CDS encoding low molecular weight phosphatase family protein: MTQKLIYFLSQTHIRSAIAEAWAKKLSLSNVKFISGSWHKSKATPFIAEALNEFAIEPPESLSYSPSSELLADADLIVTIYDSAHETAPQFPANIQEKIIYWDIDDPEQEIALPKKWASYQEVCDNIALSVKNLEHVLIEA, translated from the coding sequence ATGACGCAAAAGCTGATCTACTTTTTATCACAAACGCATATTCGAAGTGCCATTGCTGAAGCTTGGGCGAAGAAACTTTCACTTAGCAATGTCAAATTCATTAGCGGTTCTTGGCATAAATCCAAAGCAACTCCATTTATTGCAGAAGCGTTGAATGAGTTTGCGATTGAGCCACCTGAAAGCTTGTCTTATTCCCCTAGCTCTGAACTACTGGCAGATGCTGATCTCATTGTAACAATTTATGATTCTGCACATGAAACTGCACCACAATTTCCTGCTAACATACAAGAAAAAATTATTTATTGGGACATTGATGATCCAGAACAAGAAATAGCGTTACCCAAAAAATGGGCGAGTTATCAAGAAGTCTGTGATAACATTGCCTTATCTGTAAAAAATTTAGAGCACGTATTGATAGAGGCTTAG
- a CDS encoding cation diffusion facilitator family transporter, translating into MDGYNDLKKAEKAAFLSIFAYLFLSVLKIAAGHFGNSDALLADGLNNTTDIVASVALLIGLRISRIPPDADHSYGHRRTETISSLIASIIMFLVGVQVIWSSIVHIIEKEFTAPSMLTAIVALFSGVFMYAIYLYNHRLAKKLDSQAVRAAAYDNRSDAFVSFGAFIGIIGAVLGIPWLDSVTAFLVGVLIVYTAVKIFYDAAHTLTDGFDVSKLETIHDLIASVPDVKKVIDIKARMNGNRIWIDATIAVDPDLNVVKSHEITEIVEQKIRNEYEGAFTLVHIEPFFE; encoded by the coding sequence ATGGACGGATATAATGATTTAAAAAAAGCAGAAAAAGCCGCCTTTTTAAGTATATTTGCTTACTTATTTCTTTCCGTTTTAAAAATTGCAGCTGGTCATTTCGGAAATTCTGATGCATTACTTGCAGATGGATTAAATAACACAACAGATATAGTCGCATCCGTTGCTCTTCTGATTGGCCTTAGAATTTCACGCATTCCACCTGACGCCGATCATTCTTATGGTCACCGGCGAACAGAAACAATTAGCTCCTTAATTGCATCCATTATTATGTTTTTAGTTGGTGTTCAAGTCATTTGGAGTTCTATTGTTCATATTATTGAAAAGGAATTCACTGCACCTTCCATGTTGACTGCTATTGTAGCACTTTTTTCAGGTGTATTCATGTATGCTATTTATTTATATAATCATAGACTCGCGAAAAAACTTGATAGTCAGGCGGTCCGAGCTGCTGCTTATGATAATCGCTCGGATGCATTTGTTAGTTTTGGTGCATTCATTGGAATTATCGGAGCAGTACTTGGAATTCCGTGGCTTGATTCAGTGACAGCCTTTTTAGTTGGTGTTTTAATTGTTTATACGGCTGTCAAAATCTTTTATGATGCAGCTCATACATTAACAGATGGCTTTGATGTATCCAAATTAGAAACAATTCACGATTTAATCGCTTCTGTCCCCGATGTCAAAAAAGTTATTGATATAAAGGCGCGGATGAATGGAAATCGTATTTGGATTGATGCAACTATCGCAGTTGATCCAGATTTAAATGTAGTAAAAAGCCATGAAATCACTGAAATTGTTGAACAAAAAATCCGTAATGAATACGAAGGTGCATTTACGTTAGTCCATATTGAACCTTTTTTTGAATAA
- the fumC gene encoding class II fumarate hydratase: protein MERIERDTLGEISVDATKYWGAQTERSRRNFAIGDNYMPKEIIYAFAQLKKAAAKVNALEGKLSEAKSVAIGNVCDQIIQGELDEHFPLVVWQTGSGTQSNMNVNEVIAHVANLTLGEEKVHPNDDVNMSQSSNDTFPTAMHIAAYQALVTKLLPEITKMEEVLTTKKNQYMQLVKIGRTHLQDATPLTLGQEISGWEACLTNNKNYLESSMKAILPLAIGGTAVGTGLNASKDFGDKVAEELMKQTGYPFTSDSNKYFALTSHSPINFVHGAIRSLASDLMKIANDIRLLASGPRSGIGELTLPANEPGSSIMPGKVNPTQCEAITMVAAQVMGNDTTINIAASQGNFELNVYKPVIIFNFLESITLLSDSMRSFRIHCLEGLTANESVIEAKVNDSLMLVTALNPHIGYEKAARIAKLAFDENTTLKEAAIKTGFVTEKEFDLWIDPLKMTNL from the coding sequence ATGGAACGAATTGAACGTGATACACTTGGAGAAATTTCAGTTGATGCGACTAAGTACTGGGGAGCCCAAACAGAGCGAAGTAGAAGAAACTTTGCTATTGGTGATAATTATATGCCGAAAGAAATTATCTACGCTTTTGCTCAGTTGAAAAAAGCTGCGGCTAAAGTGAATGCCTTAGAAGGAAAGTTATCCGAAGCGAAATCGGTAGCAATCGGAAACGTTTGTGATCAAATCATTCAAGGTGAACTAGATGAACATTTTCCTTTAGTCGTTTGGCAAACGGGAAGCGGAACGCAAAGCAATATGAACGTTAATGAAGTTATTGCGCACGTTGCCAATTTAACTTTAGGTGAGGAAAAAGTTCATCCAAATGATGATGTTAACATGTCGCAAAGCTCGAATGATACATTTCCGACAGCGATGCATATAGCTGCTTATCAAGCTTTAGTAACGAAACTTTTACCAGAAATAACTAAAATGGAAGAAGTTTTAACGACGAAGAAAAATCAGTATATGCAACTCGTTAAAATTGGTAGAACACATTTGCAAGATGCGACTCCACTAACGCTTGGTCAAGAAATTAGCGGCTGGGAAGCGTGTCTGACAAATAATAAAAACTACCTTGAGTCTAGTATGAAAGCAATTTTACCACTTGCAATTGGCGGGACAGCAGTTGGAACGGGATTAAATGCCTCCAAAGATTTTGGTGATAAAGTTGCAGAAGAACTAATGAAACAAACTGGTTATCCTTTTACTTCTGATTCTAATAAATATTTCGCTTTAACGAGTCATAGCCCGATTAATTTCGTCCATGGAGCCATTCGCAGCCTTGCTTCTGATTTAATGAAAATTGCTAACGATATTCGTCTACTAGCAAGTGGTCCTCGTAGTGGCATTGGTGAACTAACGCTCCCGGCTAACGAACCAGGCAGCTCCATCATGCCAGGAAAAGTGAACCCTACACAGTGTGAGGCAATTACGATGGTGGCCGCTCAAGTAATGGGAAATGATACAACGATTAATATTGCTGCAAGCCAAGGTAATTTTGAATTAAATGTTTATAAGCCTGTAATTATTTTTAATTTCTTAGAATCTATCACATTACTTTCTGATAGTATGCGCTCCTTCCGAATTCATTGTTTAGAAGGACTAACTGCCAATGAAAGTGTGATTGAAGCTAAAGTAAATGATTCGCTGATGCTTGTTACAGCCTTGAATCCACATATAGGTTACGAAAAAGCTGCCAGAATTGCCAAGTTAGCCTTCGATGAAAATACGACTTTAAAAGAAGCAGCAATTAAAACTGGTTTTGTAACAGAAAAAGAATTCGATTTATGGATAGACCCACTAAAAATGACTAATTTGTAA
- a CDS encoding ABC transporter ATP-binding protein — MKKLEIEGLKKKYNGKWVIKGIDLTINNKECVSLIGPNGAGKSTMINMIVQILAQDEGQIKLDGQEAKLVREKIGFLPQYPEFYGWMSALECLRFMGKLSNMKKQDLEERIKEVLLLVGLADSTNKKISTYSGGMRQRLGIAQAILHRPELLVLDEPVSALDPIGRREIIVLLEKLKSEMTILFSTHILKDAEEICDRIAIIKNGELVADKTVEQLMQEESSPVFDVEFIGDEEAWLALLNQNQHIEKIEKVGMVYQVYAIDKKAGSEAILEALLKTKGELIRVENRHQSLEEIFMEKVR; from the coding sequence ATGAAAAAATTAGAAATCGAAGGACTAAAGAAAAAATATAACGGAAAATGGGTTATTAAAGGAATCGATCTAACTATAAATAATAAAGAATGTGTATCTTTAATCGGACCAAATGGCGCGGGTAAGTCGACAATGATTAACATGATTGTCCAAATCTTAGCGCAAGACGAGGGTCAAATTAAACTAGATGGCCAAGAAGCAAAGTTAGTGCGTGAGAAAATTGGTTTTTTACCACAATATCCAGAATTTTATGGTTGGATGAGCGCATTAGAATGTCTTCGTTTTATGGGAAAACTGTCTAACATGAAAAAACAAGATTTAGAAGAGCGAATCAAAGAAGTCTTACTACTAGTTGGATTAGCAGATAGTACTAACAAAAAAATTAGCACCTATTCAGGAGGAATGCGGCAACGTCTTGGGATCGCTCAGGCAATTTTACATCGACCGGAATTGCTTGTTTTGGACGAACCGGTATCCGCACTGGATCCAATTGGTCGCCGGGAAATTATCGTGCTTTTAGAAAAACTGAAAAGTGAAATGACAATTTTGTTTTCAACTCATATTTTAAAAGATGCGGAAGAGATTTGTGACCGTATTGCAATTATAAAAAACGGTGAATTAGTTGCGGATAAAACAGTTGAACAGCTTATGCAAGAAGAAAGTTCCCCGGTATTTGATGTTGAATTTATTGGAGATGAGGAAGCTTGGTTAGCGCTTCTTAATCAAAATCAGCATATTGAAAAAATCGAAAAGGTAGGCATGGTTTATCAAGTGTATGCTATAGATAAAAAAGCTGGCTCAGAAGCTATTCTAGAGGCACTATTAAAAACGAAAGGTGAGCTGATTCGTGTAGAAAACAGACACCAAAGTCTAGAAGAAATTTTTATGGAGAAGGTGAGATAA
- a CDS encoding ABC transporter permease subunit — translation MTHFSALLGKEWLEQRRSLRIIWMPIVFALLGLTQPLMLYFLPEILKAVGTGAEAEQVVALMGNQSAQEVMSQTLGSQFDQIGVIIMIVAAMACIQNDRSRGMLAFIMTRPVSAVEYVLSKWVMQCIVGLSSLFIGYVLAAYYTYFLFGDLDMNSLIEGFFVYALWFVFVISLVVFASAVFDSNAVVSMISVFTAILLGVISGFGGWIQMFNPAYLSKNATMLIMSEKTMDYFIPTLFISIAWIALLIILTIVMIKIKPLQKTE, via the coding sequence ATGACGCATTTTAGTGCTTTGCTCGGAAAAGAATGGTTAGAACAGCGGCGGAGTTTGAGAATCATTTGGATGCCAATTGTCTTTGCACTTCTTGGACTTACACAACCATTAATGCTTTATTTTTTACCAGAAATACTTAAAGCGGTCGGAACTGGCGCAGAAGCGGAGCAAGTTGTCGCTTTGATGGGAAATCAATCAGCGCAAGAAGTAATGTCGCAAACACTTGGCTCTCAGTTTGATCAAATTGGAGTTATCATTATGATTGTCGCGGCGATGGCTTGCATTCAAAATGACCGTTCTAGAGGGATGCTTGCTTTTATTATGACTAGACCAGTATCAGCCGTAGAATATGTCCTATCCAAGTGGGTTATGCAGTGTATTGTTGGCTTAAGTTCATTATTCATTGGTTATGTTTTAGCAGCATATTACACGTATTTTTTATTTGGCGATTTAGATATGAATTCTTTGATCGAAGGATTTTTTGTCTACGCACTTTGGTTTGTTTTTGTTATTAGTTTGGTCGTTTTCGCCAGTGCTGTATTTGATAGCAATGCCGTAGTTTCAATGATTAGCGTATTTACAGCCATTCTCTTAGGTGTTATTAGCGGTTTTGGCGGTTGGATACAAATGTTTAATCCTGCTTACTTAAGCAAAAATGCAACCATGCTAATAATGTCAGAAAAAACAATGGACTACTTTATACCAACACTGTTCATTTCAATAGCTTGGATCGCTTTATTAATAATTCTCACCATTGTAATGATTAAAATAAAACCACTTCAAAAAACAGAATAG
- a CDS encoding LysR family transcriptional regulator, protein MNLHHLRYFVTLAHMEHYTKAAEKLLITQPSLSHAISSLEQELGIPLFEKEGRNIGLSKAGKVFLDYVEESLDMIDAGVATTKKAANGEGQIDLAFLQTLGTSLVPKLVQEFIQTEPEKKIDFVFHTGVSIDIIQGLKEKKYDIGICSKLENERNIHFTPIAKQELVLIVPKSHPLAEKDWIDLIETVPYPHIAFSKKSGLRPIIDDLFRKIGEDYKIAYEIEVDQVIAGMVAQNFGIAVVPNMPILNYVDVKVLPIRSPNWERFFYLAVVKNQTLTPAAERFKQFMLEHRI, encoded by the coding sequence ATGAATTTACACCATTTACGTTATTTCGTCACATTGGCGCACATGGAACATTACACAAAAGCAGCTGAAAAATTACTCATCACTCAACCGAGTTTAAGTCACGCAATTTCTTCGTTAGAACAAGAATTAGGTATACCTTTATTTGAAAAAGAGGGACGAAACATTGGATTAAGCAAGGCTGGAAAAGTATTTCTGGATTATGTAGAAGAATCGTTAGACATGATTGATGCCGGAGTAGCAACTACCAAAAAAGCCGCAAACGGAGAAGGGCAGATTGATTTAGCATTTTTACAAACGCTTGGAACCTCACTTGTGCCTAAGCTTGTTCAAGAATTCATACAAACAGAACCAGAAAAGAAAATTGATTTCGTTTTTCATACGGGTGTTTCGATTGATATTATTCAAGGACTAAAAGAAAAGAAATACGATATTGGGATATGCTCTAAGCTCGAGAATGAACGAAATATTCATTTTACACCGATTGCAAAACAAGAATTAGTGCTGATTGTACCAAAAAGTCATCCATTAGCTGAAAAAGATTGGATTGATTTAATTGAAACCGTGCCATACCCGCATATTGCTTTCTCAAAGAAAAGCGGCTTACGACCAATTATTGATGATTTATTTAGAAAAATTGGCGAGGATTACAAAATTGCCTATGAAATCGAAGTAGATCAAGTGATTGCAGGGATGGTTGCGCAAAATTTTGGGATTGCCGTTGTTCCAAATATGCCGATTTTAAATTATGTGGACGTTAAAGTTTTACCAATTAGAAGTCCAAACTGGGAACGTTTCTTTTATTTAGCGGTTGTAAAAAACCAAACGTTAACTCCAGCAGCAGAGCGATTCAAACAATTTATGCTAGAACATCGCATTTAA
- a CDS encoding hemolysin family protein, translating into MILTIKFLIIALLIAISAFFVATEFAIVKMRPSRLDQLIAEKDKRAVLARHIYNHLNAYLSACQLGITISSLGLGWLGESTVEAALHPLFSLLELPQSAITILSFTIAFLFITFLHVVVGELVPKTLAIDKTETVALAVARPLHIFYKVMFPFIWILNGSAVFIARLFGLEPASEHEIAHTEDELKIIVGESYKSGEINQSEFRYVNKIFDFDERMAKEVMIPRTEIVTVDTGSTIGELSDIMQNERYTRYPVIDGDKDHVIGVLNLKEILSAYVEHGSNPSFSIDPYVKPIIRVIETIPIKELLFRMQRERSHIAILLDEYGGTSGLVTVEDIVEEIVGDIRDEFDADEIPEIRKIKDGHYIVDAKLLIDEVNNILGTEIEEEEVDTIGGWFLTQNYEVEVGDEIDYDGFIFRVKQGEPHHIEYIEIIKKTND; encoded by the coding sequence TTGATATTAACCATTAAATTTTTAATTATAGCTTTACTTATTGCTATATCGGCGTTTTTCGTGGCAACGGAATTTGCGATTGTAAAAATGCGACCGAGCCGTTTGGACCAATTAATTGCAGAGAAAGATAAACGTGCGGTTCTTGCTAGACATATTTACAATCATTTGAACGCTTACTTATCGGCCTGCCAACTCGGGATAACGATTAGTTCTCTTGGACTTGGTTGGTTAGGGGAATCTACGGTTGAAGCTGCATTGCATCCATTATTCAGCTTGCTAGAACTACCACAATCTGCTATTACGATTCTTTCGTTCACTATAGCCTTTCTTTTTATCACGTTCTTACACGTGGTTGTCGGGGAACTTGTACCGAAAACACTTGCGATTGATAAAACTGAAACGGTTGCTCTTGCGGTAGCACGTCCACTGCATATTTTTTATAAAGTGATGTTCCCGTTCATTTGGATTTTAAATGGTTCTGCGGTTTTCATCGCGCGTTTATTCGGCTTAGAGCCAGCTTCTGAACATGAAATCGCTCATACAGAAGATGAGTTAAAAATAATCGTTGGCGAAAGTTATAAGAGCGGTGAAATCAATCAATCAGAATTCCGTTATGTGAATAAGATTTTTGATTTTGACGAACGTATGGCGAAAGAAGTCATGATTCCGCGAACGGAGATTGTAACGGTTGATACGGGATCTACTATCGGCGAATTATCCGACATCATGCAAAATGAGCGTTATACGCGCTATCCAGTTATTGATGGAGATAAGGACCACGTTATTGGTGTACTTAATTTAAAAGAAATTTTGTCAGCATATGTGGAACACGGATCGAATCCAAGTTTTAGTATTGATCCTTACGTAAAACCAATTATTCGTGTGATTGAAACAATTCCAATTAAAGAATTGCTTTTCCGAATGCAGCGCGAACGCTCCCATATTGCGATTTTACTTGACGAATATGGCGGTACTTCCGGGCTCGTTACGGTAGAAGATATTGTCGAGGAAATCGTTGGTGATATTCGCGATGAATTTGATGCTGATGAAATTCCAGAAATCCGTAAAATCAAAGACGGTCACTACATTGTTGACGCAAAACTTCTGATTGATGAAGTAAATAATATTTTAGGTACTGAAATCGAGGAAGAAGAAGTTGACACAATCGGCGGCTGGTTCTTAACACAAAATTATGAAGTAGAAGTTGGGGACGAAATCGATTACGATGGCTTTATTTTCCGCGTGAAACAAGGCGAACCCCATCATATTGAATATATTGAGATTATCAAAAAAACAAATGACTAA
- a CDS encoding sugar phosphate isomerase/epimerase family protein: MTNANGDLKKCPITISSYTLGTEVSFPERVRIAAENGFDGIGLRAENYVDALAAGLTDEDMLRILDEHNIKVTEVEYITQWGTAEDRTVEQQKKEQTTFHMARLFGVKHINCGLLEKIPEEQIITALGELCDRAEELIIGLEFMPYSGVADLAAAWRVAEACGRDNAQLICDTWHWARANQTAESIKNVPADRIVSIQLCDVHETPYKELREESLHDRLAPGEGYGDTVGFARILKEHGVNPRVMGVEVISDSMVETGLEYAAIKVYNATKKVLDEAWPEISPK; the protein is encoded by the coding sequence ATGACAAATGCAAATGGCGACCTAAAAAAATGCCCAATCACGATTAGCTCATACACGCTTGGAACGGAGGTATCTTTTCCTGAACGAGTGAGAATCGCAGCAGAAAATGGTTTTGATGGAATTGGCTTGCGTGCAGAAAACTATGTAGATGCATTAGCCGCTGGATTAACTGATGAAGATATGTTGCGGATTTTAGATGAGCATAACATCAAAGTAACAGAAGTAGAATACATAACTCAGTGGGGAACCGCCGAGGACCGCACAGTCGAACAGCAAAAGAAAGAACAAACTACTTTCCACATGGCGCGTTTATTCGGCGTCAAACATATTAACTGCGGTTTGCTTGAAAAAATCCCCGAAGAACAAATCATTACGGCACTCGGTGAATTGTGTGACCGTGCGGAAGAATTAATTATCGGTTTAGAGTTTATGCCATACAGTGGTGTAGCAGACTTAGCAGCAGCTTGGCGTGTAGCTGAAGCATGTGGCAGGGATAATGCACAACTAATTTGCGACACTTGGCACTGGGCTAGAGCAAACCAAACAGCAGAATCAATTAAAAATGTTCCCGCTGACCGGATTGTTTCCATCCAATTATGCGACGTACACGAAACACCTTACAAAGAACTTCGGGAAGAATCTCTCCATGACCGACTTGCTCCTGGCGAAGGATACGGCGATACAGTCGGCTTTGCTCGAATCTTGAAAGAGCATGGCGTTAACCCCCGTGTTATGGGCGTTGAAGTTATATCCGACTCCATGGTAGAAACTGGTTTAGAATATGCTGCCATCAAAGTATATAATGCCACGAAAAAAGTATTAGACGAAGCATGGCCAGAAATTTCTCCCAAATAA
- a CDS encoding PLDc N-terminal domain-containing protein, with protein sequence MDKTQIALLIPVIILYLALLLTAIIDLAKNWQTRKNPIIWLIVIIFINIFGPIAYFIFGRKEDES encoded by the coding sequence TTGGATAAAACGCAAATAGCATTACTAATTCCCGTAATAATTCTTTATTTAGCCTTACTTTTAACAGCGATTATAGATTTAGCTAAAAATTGGCAAACCCGTAAAAACCCTATTATTTGGTTAATTGTCATTATATTTATTAATATCTTTGGTCCAATTGCATATTTTATTTTTGGGCGAAAAGAGGATGAAAGCTAA
- a CDS encoding penicillin-binding protein 1A, producing MDKFKQQLIKYIKSFFGFIGKWISTLWRKFRRFWKNKHIGKIFLLAGLVFLLSFIIYLVVVAKSADIDALKKGLESATIVYDKDGDKAGELSSTDATFVSIDKISKNLQNAVVSIEDRRFYEHKGFDLKGIARAGVNLITNGGISGGGSTITQQLAKNALLTQEQTFTRKAKEIFMAREIEKTYSKDEIMEMYLNRSYFGNGEWGVENASLKYFGKPAADLNIPEAATIAGLLQAPSAYDPYQHIEKATNRRNMVLNAMVETGDITKAEGDKYKATKIVLNDQSKDPLANKYPWYVDAVINEAVNEADITQDEIMQKGYKIYTELDQNYQTSLEKVYNNDSLFPRNANDGTLVQSGAVLMDPATGGIRALVGGRGEHVFRGFNRATQMKAQPGSTMKPLAVYTPALQSGYNVDSMLKDEKVTYKGNYTPTNVGGIYNGEVPMYKAVANSINAPAVWLLDQIGIDKGVKSVEKFGIEVPEKDQTLGLALGGMSKGASPVEMATAYATFANNGAKPESHIITKIVDPSGNTVYENVPKTKQIISKTVSTEMTSMLLDVINTGTGQSAAVSGHEMAGKTGSTQVPFNDTNGTKDQWFVGYTPNLVGAVWMGFDKTDKDHYLTTTSSAGVSSLAHYVMNSGLRYQKSADFDTKSAAQETAAKKQEEESDNNSGSDFWSGVKDKAGEAGETIKKGAEKVKEFGGKVSDGIGNLIDSIGN from the coding sequence ATGGACAAATTTAAACAACAACTCATTAAATACATTAAATCATTCTTTGGATTTATTGGAAAATGGATTAGCACCTTATGGCGGAAATTTAGACGCTTCTGGAAAAACAAACATATTGGCAAGATTTTTTTACTTGCAGGACTCGTATTTTTATTAAGTTTTATTATTTATCTTGTTGTAGTAGCAAAGTCCGCAGATATAGATGCTTTGAAAAAAGGCTTAGAATCAGCCACGATTGTTTACGATAAAGACGGAGATAAAGCGGGAGAATTGTCATCAACTGACGCAACCTTTGTATCAATTGATAAAATCTCTAAAAATCTCCAAAATGCAGTCGTATCCATTGAAGACCGACGTTTTTATGAACACAAGGGCTTTGACTTAAAAGGAATCGCTCGTGCTGGAGTTAACCTGATTACAAACGGGGGAATTTCGGGTGGTGGTAGTACTATCACACAACAGCTTGCCAAAAATGCCTTGCTAACCCAAGAACAGACCTTTACGCGAAAAGCGAAGGAAATTTTTATGGCTCGAGAGATTGAAAAAACCTACTCCAAAGATGAAATTATGGAAATGTACTTAAACCGCTCTTACTTTGGAAACGGGGAGTGGGGTGTTGAGAACGCTTCTTTGAAATACTTTGGAAAGCCAGCAGCTGATTTAAACATCCCGGAAGCTGCGACTATTGCGGGACTGCTCCAAGCACCGAGCGCCTATGACCCGTATCAACATATTGAAAAGGCAACTAATCGACGGAACATGGTACTTAATGCTATGGTTGAAACCGGCGATATAACCAAAGCAGAAGGCGACAAATATAAAGCGACCAAAATCGTTTTAAATGACCAATCAAAAGATCCACTTGCAAACAAATATCCTTGGTATGTTGATGCAGTTATCAATGAAGCAGTAAATGAAGCTGACATCACTCAGGATGAAATTATGCAAAAAGGATATAAAATCTATACGGAATTAGATCAAAACTATCAAACCTCTTTAGAAAAAGTGTATAATAACGATTCTTTATTCCCTAGAAATGCGAACGATGGCACGCTTGTCCAATCAGGAGCTGTTCTAATGGATCCAGCAACAGGAGGAATTAGGGCGCTTGTTGGTGGACGAGGAGAGCACGTTTTCCGTGGATTTAACAGAGCTACGCAAATGAAGGCTCAGCCAGGTTCCACGATGAAACCACTCGCTGTCTATACGCCAGCACTTCAATCGGGTTATAATGTCGATTCGATGTTAAAAGATGAAAAAGTAACGTACAAAGGAAACTATACTCCAACCAACGTAGGCGGAATTTATAATGGAGAAGTCCCAATGTACAAAGCGGTGGCAAACTCAATCAATGCGCCAGCGGTCTGGTTGTTAGATCAAATCGGTATTGACAAAGGTGTTAAATCTGTAGAAAAATTTGGCATCGAAGTACCAGAAAAAGACCAAACACTTGGATTAGCGCTCGGTGGTATGAGTAAAGGTGCCTCGCCTGTTGAAATGGCTACTGCCTATGCTACATTTGCCAATAACGGCGCAAAACCAGAATCGCATATCATTACTAAAATTGTTGATCCATCAGGAAATACCGTTTATGAAAATGTTCCAAAAACAAAACAAATTATCTCAAAAACTGTTTCAACAGAAATGACATCGATGTTACTTGACGTAATCAATACTGGGACTGGTCAGAGTGCAGCAGTTTCCGGTCACGAAATGGCAGGTAAAACTGGTTCGACTCAAGTTCCTTTCAATGATACTAATGGGACAAAAGATCAGTGGTTTGTAGGTTACACGCCTAATTTAGTTGGCGCTGTTTGGATGGGATTTGATAAAACAGACAAAGACCATTACCTCACTACAACAAGCTCTGCCGGGGTATCAAGCCTAGCTCATTATGTAATGAACAGTGGCTTACGTTACCAAAAATCTGCTGACTTTGATACTAAAAGTGCCGCACAAGAAACTGCTGCGAAAAAACAAGAAGAAGAATCCGACAACAATAGTGGCAGCGACTTCTGGAGTGGCGTAAAAGACAAAGCAGGTGAAGCAGGCGAAACGATTAAAAAAGGCGCCGAGAAAGTAAAAGAATTTGGCGGAAAAGTTTCAGATGGTATTGGAAACTTAATTGATTCTATCGGTAACTAA